One window of Oryza brachyantha chromosome 12, ObraRS2, whole genome shotgun sequence genomic DNA carries:
- the LOC107305385 gene encoding protein IQ-DOMAIN 14-like: MGKAGRWLRSFLTGKKDRKGKDKGDGQSASSTMAPTTTPSAREKRRWSFRRPAVVTGGKEASAYSQGQGQGQLASTSSHCFSDVQAVVHDQLAAVAASPAPERTAYDVVEEAAATKIQSAFRSYLARKALCALRGMVKLQAMVRGQLVRRQASMTLHRMQALVAAQRRARAERLRLLDEDKHTRSPRPPASRRSSPQHHRSGRKPLEVVDRGSEENVKVVVVDNGGAPPRCCGRRSTCCPTPPLSRTTAKAELPQKVSPTASALTDASARTVSGRFEDYFSAAASEASGGRHHHHCGATGGADHAAAALHLFPNYMSNTESSRAKARSQSAPRQRHDHQAIASPSPSPSCGEWSSSDRRRRASLDPRDLPAGGPRMERCASQARASASAACPWAVRLDRSTASLAGSDCGSSTTAAERA, encoded by the exons ATGGGGAAGGCGGGTAGGTGGCTGAGAAGCTTCCTGACCGGGAAGAAGGACAGAAAGGGCAAGGACAAAGGTGACGGCCAgtcggcgtcgtcgacgatggcgccgacgacgacgccgtccGCTAGGGAGAAGAGGCGGTGGAGCTTCCGGAGGCCGGCGGTGGTCACCGGCGGCAAGGAGGCGAGCGCGTATAGCCAGGGCCAGGGCCAGGGCCAGCTCGCGTCCACGTCGTCGCACTGCTTCTCCGACGTGCAGGCGGTCGTGCATGACCAgcttgccgccgtcgccgcttcgccggcgccggagaggaCCGCATATGACGTCGtggaggaggccgcggcgaCCAAGATCCAGTCGGCGTTCCGGTCGTACCTG GCGAGGAAGGCGCTGTGCGCGCTGAGAGGGATGGTGAAGCTGCAGGCGATGGTGAGGGGGCAGCTGGTGCGGCGGCAGGCGAGCATGACGCTGCACCGCATGCaggcgctcgtcgccgcccagaggcgcgcgcgcgccgagcGGCTGCGGCTCCTCGACGAAGACAAGCACACCCGCtccccgcggccgccggccagccgccgctcctcgccgcAGCACCACCGCTCCGGCCGGAAGCCACTG GAGGTGGTGGACAGGGGATCGGAGGAGAACGTCAAGGTCGTCGTGGTGGACAATGGCGGAGCGCCGCCGAGGTGTTGCGGGAGGCGCAGCACGTGCTGCCCGACCCCGCCGCTGAGCCGCACGACGGCGAAGGCCGAGCTGCCCCAGAAGGtgtcgccgacggcgtcggcgctgACGGACGCGAGCGCGCGGACGGTGAGCGGCCGGTTCGAGGACTACttctccgccgcggcgtccgAGGCTAGCGGcgggcgccaccaccaccactgcgGAGCaaccggcggcgccgaccacgcggcggcggcgctgcaccTCTTCCCGAACTACATGTCGAACACGGAGTCCTCGCGCGCCAAGGCGCGGTCGCAGAGCGCGCCGAGGCAGCGGCACGACCACCAGGCGATCGCCTCGCCGTCCCCTTCGCCGTCGTGCGGCGAGTGGAGCTCGAGCGACCGCCGGCGCAGGGCGTCCCTGGACCCGCGGGACCTCCCCGCCGGAGGCCCGCGCATGGAGCGGTGCGCGTCGCAGGCGcgcgccagcgccagcgcgGCGTGCCCGTGGGCCGTGAGGCTGGACAGGTCGACGGCGTCGCTCGCCGGCAGCGACTGCGGCTCGTCCACGACCGCGGCGGAGCGCGCGTGA